In Kaistella faecalis, a genomic segment contains:
- a CDS encoding DUF962 domain-containing protein has protein sequence MPERIKTFKEFYPYYLNQHSKKLTRIFHFAGTFLVLGVIIYVLQSGKERFLWYIPILGWGVSAFSHYVFEKNVPTAFKYPILTIISDFRMFFELLTGKLKI, from the coding sequence ATGCCTGAGCGAATAAAAACATTTAAAGAATTCTATCCATATTATCTAAACCAGCACAGTAAAAAACTTACCCGTATCTTCCATTTTGCAGGGACGTTTCTTGTACTTGGAGTTATTATTTATGTACTGCAGTCGGGCAAAGAACGGTTTCTTTGGTATATTCCGATTTTAGGGTGGGGTGTTTCAGCGTTCAGCCATTATGTTTTCGAGAAAAATGTACCCACGGCTTTCAAATATCCCATTCTAACTATAATCAGTGATTTCAGGATGTTTTTTGAACTGCTGACCGGAAAGCTGAAAATTTAA
- a CDS encoding APC family permease — protein sequence MNQLFRRKQYSESDQSSGLLRVLGVWDIVFFGIAAIIGAGSFSSLGEAVFRGGPGVIVLYVICGFACGFTALCYAEFASRIPQAGSAYTYAYASFGELIAWIIGWALIMEYSFGNIYVAFSWSDYFTSFMERIGIHIPDYLTCSYTEAKKAFLGGSENKELLNAWSSAPLIGNLKFIVDVPALVINGLITWLCYVGVKESKNFNNIFVLLKLFIILLVIAVGIAYINTDNWFPASPETGVQSFMPNGFTGVMSAVSGVFFAYIGFDALSVLSEETKNPQKNLPRGMIISLVLCTVIYIVLTLVLTGMVDYRKFDGIGDPLAYIFAGSNANVPWMEFVVSLGAIIAITTVLLVFQMGQPRIWYAMSRDGLMPKKFMTIHPKHKTPSYATIITGLVVGVPILFTDKSFILDFTSIGTIFAFVLVCGGVLLLPAKQKLKGRFHMPYINSRFIFPVTFLGGLFFFYWWQPEFFHNLTDWHDPAEGEFRISIIVFIIINLVLCVLAFVKNLSLIPLVGLSSCLYLLTGMTHNNWFWFLLWFAIGMIIYFSYGFKNSKLNNDLNGDLN from the coding sequence ATGAATCAGCTTTTCAGAAGAAAACAGTACAGTGAAAGCGATCAGTCATCGGGACTGTTGCGGGTTTTGGGTGTTTGGGATATTGTATTTTTTGGAATCGCTGCCATAATTGGAGCCGGAAGTTTCAGCAGTTTGGGCGAAGCAGTTTTCCGTGGAGGGCCCGGCGTGATTGTATTATACGTAATCTGCGGTTTTGCATGTGGTTTCACGGCACTCTGTTACGCTGAATTTGCCAGCCGTATACCTCAGGCTGGTTCGGCTTATACTTACGCTTACGCAAGTTTCGGTGAATTAATTGCCTGGATCATCGGTTGGGCGCTGATCATGGAATATTCTTTCGGAAATATTTATGTTGCCTTTTCGTGGAGCGATTATTTTACAAGTTTTATGGAAAGAATCGGGATACATATTCCCGACTATTTGACCTGCAGCTATACTGAAGCCAAAAAAGCTTTTCTTGGCGGTTCAGAAAACAAGGAACTGCTGAATGCCTGGAGCAGCGCACCTCTTATAGGCAATCTAAAATTTATTGTTGATGTGCCTGCACTTGTAATCAACGGTTTGATTACGTGGCTGTGCTATGTTGGGGTAAAAGAGTCTAAAAACTTCAACAATATTTTTGTCCTTTTAAAACTCTTCATCATCCTTTTGGTAATCGCTGTAGGAATTGCATATATCAATACCGATAACTGGTTTCCTGCAAGTCCGGAAACGGGTGTTCAGTCTTTTATGCCGAATGGCTTTACTGGCGTGATGAGTGCTGTATCAGGTGTTTTCTTTGCTTATATCGGTTTTGATGCCTTAAGTGTTTTATCAGAAGAAACTAAAAATCCACAGAAGAATCTACCGCGAGGAATGATTATTTCGCTTGTATTGTGCACAGTGATTTACATTGTATTAACACTCGTACTGACGGGAATGGTAGATTACCGCAAGTTTGACGGCATCGGTGATCCGCTGGCCTACATTTTCGCAGGTTCAAATGCGAATGTTCCCTGGATGGAGTTTGTGGTTTCTTTAGGAGCAATCATTGCCATTACTACCGTGTTACTCGTCTTCCAGATGGGGCAGCCGAGAATCTGGTATGCGATGAGCCGTGACGGACTGATGCCGAAAAAATTCATGACCATTCATCCGAAACATAAAACACCTTCTTACGCAACCATTATTACGGGACTGGTTGTAGGAGTTCCGATTCTTTTTACGGATAAATCTTTTATTCTTGATTTCACAAGTATCGGGACAATTTTCGCGTTTGTTCTGGTTTGCGGAGGTGTTTTACTCCTACCCGCTAAACAGAAGCTGAAAGGAAGATTCCATATGCCTTATATTAATTCAAGATTTATATTTCCGGTAACATTTCTGGGCGGCCTGTTTTTCTTTTACTGGTGGCAGCCGGAATTTTTCCACAATCTAACCGATTGGCATGATCCTGCAGAAGGTGAATTCCGGATTTCAATTATTGTTTTCATTATTATTAATCTGGTGCTGTGCGTTTTAGCTTTTGTGAAGAATTTATCTCTGATTCCGCTAGTAGGTCTCAGTTCCTGTCTTTATCTCCTTACGGGGATGACGCATAATAACTGGTTCTGGTTCCTGCTGTGGTTCGCTATTGGCATGATTATTTATTTCTCTTACGGGTTCAAAAACAGTAAACTGAATAACGACCTGAATGGTGATTTAAATTAG
- a CDS encoding T9SS type B sorting domain-containing protein: MRKIYFLLFILSFVSAFAQSVNLYNPANNVVYPAQQYFCTGESFNLKVDAVATSTGDYQETSVLPSAFPLSAGSIPITFPATGSNKFSESFPIGFTFSFYGKNYTRVVAGSNGRLVFTNDPELENLKDVNTYIDRTYSGIPGYNSYSALPSTDYNKVYRTNPAQELNLAQIFFGYTDLVPRSQNSSVTYLYKNVTVGGVNGLIVSFQNQIRTNGTGGISSVSYFSNVLLLEDGRMVIYVNNKTEDTYNAILGIQNDDASKFKVPTHSNTAYNYNNGKWRSEGNAWLFTPNQNLTPKFKWFQNANQLTETGNTLSGFIPNDNDVLKVEVTYHDPSGAQVGPMVSDQVTFKKVQTPVITKQLDNCQVIMKVTNYDPALKYEWYRVGNSAIISTNNEIYLSRVTDAPGKFFVRVKKPDGTICSSGSDSNQLEYLSEKLPAPLNFNPAVVCDNSATPAATKTVNLYQLIYPKYDPASGLEKYNVYFYEGSANTLVTNPENYVVNANQIANLSFAVKDGNDNMSCITGGSPVYFISVTNAMNISTCSSQPFFDLKTAFEQNFPSYYTFTYTYADGTSAGNGTAVDITKSVTVKTTFLGASCSANTVVTFTSGPAIAVPQVPVQERCAGADNNANRFDFNYIKSILDPANQYDVKFYNKSDNSEIVVSNGPGANLNAAGYFWTTIIGDYIIYAKLISKTNSSCFANSSDIVLRVYRKPQVVAQNPLVMKNCQGNNVFNLTKNVTDLVNASSEVSVSLEYYAQNGTLLTPAQITGYDAAVFGTKPYIKIIYNPSCGDVVNFDLQFNPKPSAQVSQIIICSELSYSLQNFQNAVISNSSQYTFTDEVGNSLPSSFDVSALPKTVKFLIKDKATGCVSDVQTVTFIKGTNTPLLVSETDFVLCDTDFDGKTSFDLNVKKTVFSTDPNAVFEYFKDANFTQPIAENYTNETAFAQTVYGRITVPGFCPSFGKINLKINTPTKSSTLESKYYICFGQTVRIDSGPENLTGTWSTGETTQTISIAKAGNYSVELTNSDGCTYTHNFTVSDENQPKIEVINQTNNSIEVVANGGVKPYKYYFNGVAQPSNILMNPTAASYEIQVESATGCLGEPRTIYFIKINNAFTPNADGINDVWSVENLDQMQSVSVVIVDRYGNKVFESQNGSKVEWDGKHKGRALPTSTYWYTITWFDAVTQKSEQRQGWILMKNRN, translated from the coding sequence ATGCGGAAGATTTATTTTTTACTGTTTATTTTATCATTTGTCTCAGCCTTTGCCCAGTCCGTAAATCTCTATAATCCTGCAAATAATGTGGTATATCCTGCCCAGCAGTATTTCTGTACCGGTGAAAGTTTTAATCTGAAGGTTGATGCAGTAGCTACTTCTACGGGGGATTATCAGGAGACAAGTGTGCTTCCCTCTGCATTCCCTCTTTCCGCAGGATCAATTCCTATCACTTTTCCTGCAACAGGTTCCAATAAATTCAGTGAATCGTTTCCGATTGGTTTTACCTTCAGTTTTTACGGGAAAAATTACACTCGGGTAGTGGCAGGTAGCAATGGTAGACTCGTATTTACCAACGATCCGGAACTTGAAAATCTGAAAGACGTAAATACATACATCGACCGTACGTACAGCGGGATACCGGGATATAATTCATATTCTGCTTTGCCTTCTACTGATTACAACAAAGTTTACCGCACCAATCCCGCGCAGGAACTTAATCTGGCCCAGATCTTCTTTGGCTATACCGATCTTGTTCCGCGCTCTCAGAATTCCAGTGTAACTTACCTTTATAAAAATGTGACTGTGGGCGGAGTAAACGGTCTCATTGTTTCTTTCCAGAATCAGATCAGAACCAATGGAACAGGCGGAATTTCCAGCGTAAGCTATTTCAGTAATGTGCTTCTGCTTGAAGATGGCAGAATGGTTATTTACGTAAATAATAAAACAGAGGATACTTACAATGCCATCTTAGGAATTCAGAATGACGATGCTTCCAAGTTTAAAGTTCCTACGCACAGTAATACGGCTTATAATTACAACAACGGTAAGTGGCGAAGTGAAGGAAACGCGTGGCTTTTCACCCCAAACCAAAATCTAACCCCAAAATTTAAATGGTTTCAGAATGCCAACCAACTCACAGAAACGGGAAACACACTTTCTGGGTTTATACCCAATGATAATGACGTATTGAAAGTTGAGGTAACCTATCACGATCCTTCCGGAGCTCAGGTTGGACCAATGGTTTCGGATCAGGTTACTTTTAAAAAAGTGCAGACTCCTGTTATTACCAAACAACTCGATAACTGCCAGGTCATCATGAAAGTCACCAATTATGATCCTGCTCTGAAGTATGAATGGTACCGCGTCGGAAATTCCGCAATTATCAGCACAAACAATGAAATTTATTTAAGTAGGGTCACTGATGCGCCCGGTAAATTTTTTGTAAGAGTTAAAAAGCCGGATGGTACGATCTGTTCATCAGGTTCAGACAGTAACCAGCTCGAATATCTCAGTGAAAAACTTCCGGCACCGCTCAATTTTAATCCAGCGGTGGTTTGCGATAATTCGGCAACACCCGCAGCTACAAAAACTGTGAATTTGTATCAGCTCATTTATCCAAAATACGATCCGGCTTCAGGTCTGGAGAAATATAATGTTTACTTCTACGAAGGATCTGCGAATACTCTCGTTACCAATCCGGAAAATTATGTGGTGAATGCCAATCAGATTGCCAACTTAAGTTTTGCTGTAAAAGACGGAAACGATAATATGTCGTGCATCACCGGAGGATCGCCCGTTTATTTTATTTCGGTGACCAATGCGATGAATATTTCCACCTGTTCATCGCAGCCGTTTTTCGACTTGAAAACTGCTTTCGAACAGAATTTCCCCAGCTATTACACCTTTACCTATACCTACGCTGACGGAACTTCTGCGGGCAACGGAACTGCAGTTGATATTACGAAATCGGTTACCGTTAAAACAACATTTTTAGGAGCATCATGTTCGGCAAATACTGTGGTAACATTTACTTCCGGGCCTGCGATTGCGGTCCCTCAGGTTCCGGTCCAGGAAAGATGTGCGGGAGCTGACAATAATGCGAACCGCTTTGACTTTAATTATATTAAATCAATTCTGGATCCCGCCAATCAGTATGATGTTAAATTTTACAACAAATCAGATAATTCAGAGATTGTAGTGTCTAACGGTCCGGGAGCGAATTTAAACGCTGCAGGTTATTTCTGGACGACAATCATCGGTGATTATATTATTTATGCCAAGTTAATCAGCAAAACCAATTCTTCCTGTTTTGCGAACTCAAGTGATATTGTTCTCAGGGTATACCGCAAACCGCAAGTTGTGGCTCAGAATCCTCTGGTGATGAAAAACTGCCAGGGAAATAATGTGTTCAATCTGACTAAAAATGTAACTGATTTGGTAAATGCATCGTCTGAAGTAAGTGTTTCACTGGAATATTACGCTCAAAACGGCACATTACTTACGCCGGCACAAATTACCGGTTATGATGCTGCGGTTTTCGGCACCAAACCTTACATCAAAATCATTTATAATCCGAGCTGTGGTGATGTGGTCAACTTCGATTTACAGTTTAATCCGAAACCTTCGGCTCAGGTTTCGCAGATTATTATTTGTTCCGAACTCAGTTATTCTCTTCAGAATTTCCAGAATGCGGTGATCAGCAATTCAAGTCAATATACATTTACTGATGAGGTTGGCAATTCACTTCCTTCTAGTTTTGATGTTTCTGCTTTGCCTAAAACGGTTAAGTTTTTAATTAAAGATAAAGCTACGGGCTGCGTTTCGGATGTTCAGACGGTAACTTTCATAAAAGGTACAAACACTCCTTTACTTGTTTCGGAAACTGATTTCGTACTTTGTGATACAGATTTCGACGGAAAAACATCCTTTGATTTGAATGTTAAGAAGACTGTTTTCAGCACAGATCCAAATGCCGTTTTCGAGTATTTTAAAGATGCAAATTTCACCCAGCCAATTGCTGAAAACTATACCAACGAAACCGCTTTCGCACAAACTGTTTACGGGAGAATCACCGTTCCCGGTTTTTGTCCGTCGTTTGGTAAAATAAATCTGAAGATAAATACCCCGACAAAATCTTCGACCCTGGAGAGCAAATATTACATCTGTTTCGGGCAAACTGTAAGAATTGATTCCGGACCGGAAAATCTGACAGGAACGTGGAGTACGGGCGAAACTACCCAAACAATTTCAATTGCAAAAGCAGGAAACTATTCCGTGGAACTGACGAATTCGGATGGATGTACCTATACGCACAATTTCACCGTTTCAGATGAGAATCAGCCAAAAATTGAAGTCATCAACCAAACCAATAATTCAATTGAAGTCGTAGCGAATGGTGGTGTGAAACCTTATAAATATTACTTCAATGGAGTGGCTCAGCCTTCAAATATTCTAATGAATCCAACAGCAGCCTCTTATGAAATTCAGGTTGAATCTGCCACCGGATGTTTGGGAGAGCCCCGTACCATTTACTTTATTAAAATAAATAATGCTTTCACACCGAATGCTGACGGAATCAACGATGTCTGGAGCGTTGAAAACCTCGATCAAATGCAGAGTGTCTCTGTGGTTATTGTTGACCGTTACGGCAATAAGGTTTTTGAATCACAGAATGGCAGCAAAGTAGAGTGGGACGGCAAGCATAAAGGGCGTGCATTGCCAACCTCAACTTACTGGTACACGATTACGTGGTTTGATGCGGTAACTCAGAAATCTGAACAGCGACAAGGCTGGATTCTGATGAAAAACAGAAATTAA
- a CDS encoding tetratricopeptide repeat protein yields MNSKKIIIAAAIFYYGLSDAQQSQYFSDRENYRFSLAENLYQNKIYSASQYEYARQYFYNGALAKSRKEAAQFFDNVIGVILRKNHAEQGLEAFIKEYPNSAYFAQANLPLADYYLAQKDFDKALETLNNVNQYQLSKEENTQYIMKLGYAKFMTGDSDGAIEALEEAFQNAEESDKYDIAYMLGHLYYADGQNDKAFSFFDQIKDNEKYARLVKPYYVQMYFNEKDYDRAIVEGNSLLGESISSDYKAEVHKIIGESYFMKGDYASAYPHLKTYLESKTNPSESDLYEMGFVSAQLKKYDEAVSYYNQLINSNSATSQNAYYQLGNAYLEVGKKQEALSAFRSAYQMSYDPKVQQLAHVQYAKLGYDIGNPFESASVVIQNYISKYPRSSEVEEMKALLVKSYLYSGDYKGTLSAIDKMPNSTPELNKIDQEVSFLLGTEEFNKGNFDGAEAYFLRSLEFNINKEFNTRATYWLAQTYYQKGNYPSAIVRYERLLNENFAEKQQLTYDLGYAYFKSKKFDKAKQYFSEYLKNPKSEFKNDAELRLADTYYADNQLNEAIAIYDKTENADDYTLFQKAMALGFKGDTESKISSLKKLITQYKNSDYVDDAQYEIGTAYAANDDYNSSNDYFNQVIRSSSDKDLVANAQIYRAQNYIDLNQNDKALSELKALGNQYKNTAYASKIVQASRPIYVKNGDTAGYESFARSLGVKIDASELDEINLNSAKNYYTAKDYKKAIPLYEKYLTQNPTGDGLYQAQYELGESYYQTANSTKALLVLQEVASVQNDYQEDAQTRVAQIYLDQGNSSEAKRHLETLANSGNINVKNFANLELMKIYAEEKNFPKAESFADLVLSNSKNPASVIEQAKVIKARSLMNRGKDNDAKAAYTALEKSSNTEVAAESLYAKAYYQNKAKAFKNSNETIFKLANNYASEEYWGAKALVVMAKNYIGLKDNYQASYTVDQIIANYQDFPEIVAEAKEVKSQIKK; encoded by the coding sequence ATGAATTCAAAAAAAATTATCATTGCAGCTGCAATTTTCTATTACGGATTATCCGACGCACAGCAATCCCAATATTTCAGCGACCGCGAAAATTACCGCTTCAGTCTTGCCGAAAATCTTTACCAAAACAAAATTTACAGCGCTTCTCAGTATGAGTATGCCCGGCAGTATTTCTACAACGGCGCACTCGCGAAATCACGGAAAGAAGCCGCGCAGTTTTTCGACAATGTGATTGGTGTGATCTTAAGAAAGAACCATGCAGAGCAGGGCCTGGAAGCGTTTATTAAAGAATACCCTAACTCCGCTTATTTTGCGCAGGCAAATTTACCTTTGGCCGACTATTATTTGGCGCAGAAAGACTTCGATAAAGCGCTGGAAACATTAAACAATGTAAACCAGTACCAGCTTTCAAAAGAAGAAAACACGCAGTATATCATGAAACTCGGTTATGCGAAATTCATGACCGGCGATTCCGACGGTGCTATTGAAGCCCTGGAGGAAGCCTTTCAAAATGCGGAAGAATCAGACAAATACGATATCGCCTATATGCTCGGGCATCTTTATTATGCAGATGGGCAGAATGATAAAGCATTCTCATTCTTTGACCAGATCAAGGATAACGAAAAATATGCACGTCTCGTAAAACCGTATTATGTGCAGATGTATTTTAATGAAAAGGATTACGACAGGGCTATTGTCGAAGGAAATTCGCTGCTCGGTGAATCAATCTCTTCCGATTACAAGGCCGAAGTTCACAAAATAATCGGTGAAAGTTATTTCATGAAAGGCGATTACGCCTCAGCTTATCCGCATCTTAAAACATATCTTGAAAGCAAGACGAATCCCTCGGAAAGTGATCTTTATGAAATGGGATTTGTTTCGGCACAGCTTAAAAAATACGACGAGGCGGTTTCTTATTACAACCAGTTGATTAACAGTAATTCCGCGACTTCGCAGAATGCGTACTACCAACTGGGCAACGCTTATCTGGAAGTCGGTAAAAAACAGGAAGCGCTCTCTGCCTTCCGTTCGGCTTATCAGATGAGTTACGACCCGAAAGTTCAGCAGCTTGCTCACGTTCAGTATGCGAAACTCGGTTATGATATCGGAAACCCGTTTGAATCTGCTTCCGTAGTGATTCAGAATTATATCAGCAAATATCCGAGGAGTTCTGAAGTTGAAGAAATGAAGGCACTTTTAGTGAAATCTTATCTTTATTCCGGAGATTACAAAGGAACACTGAGTGCAATTGATAAAATGCCCAACTCAACTCCCGAATTGAATAAAATCGATCAGGAAGTCTCATTTTTATTGGGGACAGAAGAATTCAACAAAGGAAATTTCGATGGGGCAGAAGCGTATTTTCTGCGCAGTCTTGAATTCAATATTAATAAAGAATTCAACACCAGAGCAACTTATTGGTTAGCTCAAACTTATTATCAAAAGGGAAATTATCCTTCAGCGATTGTCCGTTACGAAAGACTTCTTAACGAAAACTTTGCTGAGAAACAGCAGCTCACCTATGATTTAGGTTACGCTTATTTTAAATCGAAAAAGTTCGACAAAGCAAAACAGTATTTTTCTGAATACCTGAAAAACCCCAAATCAGAATTTAAAAACGATGCAGAACTTCGTCTGGCAGATACTTATTATGCAGACAATCAGCTGAACGAAGCAATTGCGATTTACGATAAAACTGAAAATGCGGATGATTATACGTTATTCCAAAAGGCAATGGCGCTTGGTTTTAAAGGTGATACTGAATCTAAGATTTCTTCGCTTAAAAAACTGATCACCCAGTATAAAAACTCTGATTATGTGGATGATGCGCAGTACGAAATAGGTACAGCATACGCAGCCAACGATGATTACAACAGTTCTAATGATTATTTCAATCAGGTGATCAGAAGCAGTTCAGATAAAGATTTGGTAGCGAATGCACAGATTTACCGTGCGCAGAATTACATCGACCTTAACCAGAATGATAAAGCGCTTTCCGAATTAAAAGCACTCGGCAATCAGTACAAAAACACAGCTTACGCGAGTAAAATTGTTCAGGCCTCCCGTCCGATTTACGTGAAAAACGGTGATACTGCAGGTTACGAAAGTTTTGCACGCAGTTTAGGCGTAAAAATCGATGCATCGGAACTGGATGAAATTAATCTGAACAGTGCCAAAAACTACTACACAGCCAAAGATTACAAAAAAGCGATTCCGCTTTATGAAAAATATCTGACCCAAAATCCTACAGGCGACGGACTTTATCAGGCGCAGTACGAGTTGGGTGAAAGTTATTATCAAACTGCAAATTCTACAAAAGCACTTTTAGTACTTCAGGAAGTAGCGAGTGTTCAGAACGATTATCAGGAAGATGCGCAGACAAGAGTTGCACAGATTTATCTGGATCAGGGCAATAGCAGCGAAGCAAAAAGACATCTTGAAACGCTTGCCAATTCAGGCAATATCAATGTGAAAAACTTTGCGAATCTGGAACTGATGAAAATTTACGCAGAAGAAAAGAATTTCCCCAAAGCGGAGAGTTTTGCAGATTTGGTGCTTTCCAATTCAAAAAATCCTGCATCTGTGATCGAACAGGCGAAAGTTATTAAAGCCAGAAGTTTGATGAACAGAGGTAAAGATAATGATGCAAAAGCAGCGTATACCGCACTGGAAAAGTCGTCGAATACGGAAGTTGCCGCCGAATCGCTTTATGCGAAAGCTTATTATCAGAACAAGGCAAAAGCCTTTAAAAATTCCAACGAAACCATTTTCAAACTGGCCAATAACTATGCTTCCGAAGAATATTGGGGTGCAAAAGCGCTTGTTGTAATGGCGAAAAATTACATCGGGCTTAAAGATAATTACCAGGCAAGTTACACCGTTGATCAGATTATCGCCAATTATCAGGATTTCCCGGAGATTGTAGCCGAAGCCAAGGAAGTGAAAAGTCAGATTAAAAAATAA
- a CDS encoding TonB-dependent receptor has protein sequence MNLRIQNIFLLGMLVSSTAVFSQIKEEKLILDRKREPEVKKIEKKKTSVEAEKNYPPEAKSANPVEYNITDVPAASDFKTSVIQGEDISPKFDADYQNNYFQIGMGNFGKILADGNISTMLENDIQVGADLHFLSTKGLPKEYDWTSKQNTGNFGLYLNSYGDKGKINVNADYGLNDYNYYGIYALKPSSDININQKTNRFKVNGYYDFYSNEILNDVRIKSSFLGDNFDAKETQAEILLNLSKHGVELPMDDVMFNADLGVNLETLRSEFSLLNENSSNFFNATISPKMTFFKGKSYLMIGSDFSFMNAKNSNRILDDQVQNNKTYWFPKAELQFAATDEFKFYAGVEGGLKLNSYATMLEENPYLVSDQELRATETKYKGYVGLRGDIDQVIKYDVSAGYGKMNDIMFFKANDLFDGAFTLNRAPYDYANTFSAVYDNGTVSEVKGSIQYFPLANLVLDGEMYFAKYDLDNYEHIYNKPLVKASLGGKYSLFDKKLHLGAKAIFGSDLTTNSFEITESGTTPNFFVSAEDKDDKVGGFADLNLSAEYKVHKNFSIFALGNNLLNTNYQTFKGYKVLGAQFLGGVKISF, from the coding sequence ATGAATTTAAGAATTCAAAATATATTTTTATTGGGAATGCTGGTTTCTTCAACTGCTGTGTTTTCTCAGATTAAAGAAGAAAAGCTTATTCTGGACCGCAAACGCGAACCCGAAGTGAAAAAGATCGAGAAAAAGAAAACTTCAGTAGAAGCCGAAAAGAATTACCCGCCCGAAGCCAAATCCGCGAATCCTGTGGAATATAACATTACTGATGTTCCTGCAGCTTCCGATTTTAAAACATCGGTGATTCAGGGCGAAGATATTTCACCAAAATTCGATGCCGATTACCAGAATAATTATTTCCAGATCGGAATGGGGAATTTCGGGAAAATCCTGGCGGACGGAAATATCTCTACCATGCTTGAAAATGATATTCAGGTGGGTGCTGATCTTCATTTTCTTTCTACCAAAGGACTTCCGAAAGAATACGACTGGACTTCAAAACAGAACACCGGAAATTTTGGGCTTTATCTGAATTCCTACGGCGACAAAGGAAAAATTAATGTGAATGCGGATTACGGGCTGAATGATTATAATTATTATGGAATTTATGCGCTGAAACCAAGTTCAGATATCAACATTAACCAGAAAACCAACCGTTTCAAAGTGAACGGATATTATGATTTCTATTCCAATGAAATCCTTAATGACGTCCGCATAAAATCATCTTTTCTCGGCGATAATTTTGATGCTAAGGAAACCCAGGCAGAAATCCTCCTGAATCTATCGAAACATGGAGTGGAACTTCCGATGGATGACGTGATGTTCAATGCGGATCTCGGCGTCAATCTGGAAACTTTAAGGTCAGAATTTTCTTTGCTGAATGAGAATTCCTCTAATTTTTTCAATGCGACAATATCACCAAAAATGACTTTCTTCAAAGGAAAATCTTATTTAATGATCGGTTCGGATTTCTCTTTTATGAATGCTAAAAATTCAAACAGAATTTTAGACGATCAAGTTCAGAATAACAAAACATATTGGTTCCCAAAAGCTGAATTACAGTTTGCTGCGACCGATGAATTTAAATTTTATGCCGGCGTAGAGGGCGGTTTGAAGCTGAATTCCTACGCAACAATGCTCGAAGAAAATCCTTATCTGGTTTCTGACCAGGAACTTCGGGCCACTGAAACCAAATACAAAGGATATGTCGGTCTTCGGGGAGATATCGATCAGGTGATTAAATATGATGTGAGTGCAGGCTACGGCAAGATGAATGATATTATGTTCTTCAAAGCGAATGATCTGTTTGACGGGGCTTTCACGCTGAACCGTGCGCCTTACGATTACGCTAATACGTTTTCCGCGGTTTATGATAACGGTACGGTGAGCGAAGTGAAAGGTAGCATCCAATATTTCCCGCTGGCCAATCTTGTTCTTGATGGTGAAATGTATTTTGCTAAGTATGATCTCGATAATTACGAGCATATTTACAATAAGCCTTTGGTTAAAGCCAGTCTTGGAGGTAAATATTCTCTCTTTGATAAAAAACTGCACCTTGGGGCAAAAGCGATTTTCGGTTCTGATTTAACCACCAACTCATTTGAAATTACTGAATCGGGAACTACACCCAACTTTTTTGTATCTGCGGAGGACAAAGATGATAAAGTTGGCGGTTTTGCAGATTTAAATCTGTCTGCTGAGTACAAAGTTCACAAAAATTTCAGTATTTTTGCACTCGGAAATAATCTACTGAACACAAACTATCAGACTTTCAAAGGGTATAAAGTTTTGGGAGCACAGTTTTTGGGAGGCGTGAAAATTTCTTTTTAA
- a CDS encoding organic hydroperoxide resistance protein, translating to MKTLYTTSVTATGGRDGHVKSDNGILELDVRTPKSLGGQNDDYANPEMLFAAGYAACFDSALNLMIKKSKSAAGETTVNAKVGIGQTANGGFDLEVELNVNVPGVSQEEAQSLVEKAHQVCPYSNATRNNIEVTLNVTNS from the coding sequence ATGAAAACATTATATACAACCAGCGTTACCGCAACCGGCGGACGCGACGGACACGTAAAAAGTGACAACGGAATTCTGGAACTTGATGTACGAACTCCTAAATCACTTGGCGGGCAAAATGATGATTATGCCAACCCGGAAATGCTTTTCGCGGCAGGATATGCTGCATGTTTCGACAGTGCCTTGAATCTGATGATTAAAAAATCTAAATCTGCGGCGGGTGAAACAACCGTAAATGCCAAAGTTGGAATCGGGCAAACCGCAAACGGAGGTTTTGATCTGGAAGTCGAACTCAATGTAAATGTACCGGGAGTTTCTCAGGAGGAAGCGCAATCTCTAGTAGAAAAGGCGCATCAGGTTTGTCCCTACTCTAACGCAACACGAAATAATATTGAGGTTACACTTAACGTGACCAATAGCTAA